A region of Deinococcus rubellus DNA encodes the following proteins:
- a CDS encoding Asp23/Gls24 family envelope stress response protein: MELEISKNVLTDIATSTLERIQGLSIAAAAAPRPGKLGEAISDSLSDSLGSLGAGELPTSRRPRALKITREGQQVSLDVGLTIEYGKNLHALAQQAQRALQENIELMTGLKVKAVNVTVQGLSLPTPSPVQPPAGQP, translated from the coding sequence ATGGAACTTGAGATCAGCAAGAATGTCCTGACCGATATCGCCACCTCCACCCTGGAGCGCATTCAGGGCCTGAGCATCGCCGCCGCTGCCGCGCCGCGTCCCGGCAAGCTGGGCGAGGCGATCAGCGACTCACTCAGCGATTCGCTCGGTAGTCTGGGAGCCGGTGAGCTGCCGACTTCGCGCCGCCCCAGGGCGCTTAAAATCACCCGCGAGGGCCAGCAGGTCAGCTTAGACGTGGGCCTCACCATCGAGTACGGCAAGAACCTGCACGCCCTCGCCCAGCAGGCCCAGCGCGCCCTCCAGGAAAATATCGAGCTGATGACCGGCCTCAAGGTTAAGGCGGTCAACGTGACGGTGCAGGGCCTGAGTTTGCCGACGCCGTCTCCGGTCCAGCCCCCGGCAGGCCAGCCGTGA
- a CDS encoding divergent PAP2 family protein, which translates to MNSLAELLGNRWLWTAVFSSTGAQVVKVLLILLVERRWRPEKALETGGMPSSHSAMVSALVTGVALTEGLGSPLFAVATTFALIVMYDATGVRHSSGQQARLINELVEELRAVVREGFAPKPLRVLLGHTYLEVLVGTIIGVLAAFLAFRWL; encoded by the coding sequence GTGAATTCCCTGGCCGAACTGCTCGGCAACCGCTGGCTGTGGACCGCTGTGTTTTCCAGTACCGGGGCGCAGGTTGTCAAGGTGCTGCTGATCTTGCTCGTCGAGCGGCGCTGGCGGCCCGAGAAGGCCCTGGAAACCGGCGGCATGCCCAGCAGCCACAGCGCGATGGTCTCGGCGCTGGTGACGGGCGTGGCGCTCACCGAGGGGCTGGGTAGCCCACTGTTTGCGGTGGCGACCACCTTCGCCCTGATCGTGATGTACGACGCCACCGGCGTGCGCCACAGCAGCGGCCAGCAGGCACGACTGATCAACGAACTCGTCGAGGAGTTGCGTGCGGTGGTCCGCGAGGGCTTTGCGCCCAAGCCGCTGCGGGTGCTGCTCGGCCACACCTACCTGGAAGTGCTGGTCGGCACCATCATCGGCGTGCTGGCGGCATTCCTGGCCTTCCGCTGGCTGTGA
- a CDS encoding BMP family lipoprotein, whose product MKKLSTTALTLSLLTLTGLAAAQSGIRVGMAYDAGGKFDKSFNQSAYEGSQRAAKTGGVSVKDFEPSDPSQTVQGIRGFAQDGFDLTIAVGFANNASVTQVAKENPDLAFGLVDDVSDAKNVQSMTFKEEEGSYLVGYLAALNSSTGVLGFLGGMDIPLIHKFEAGYIAGAKAANSKVIVISQYVGTTPDAWNNPGKAKEISASMKAKGADIVFAAAGASGKGLQDFVKQQQCLKAAQLPKGVTFQTDNFKNVPKAASYTASCAGNTRPMFFIGVDSNQNYLGDFDNNPKTLNHGLTSMVKRVDNAVYALIMEVKANKFKGGPRVFGLKEGGVGYAIDQYNKALIPSSQVAKVEAIKAKIISGAIKVPSER is encoded by the coding sequence ATGAAGAAACTCTCCACCACTGCCCTGACCCTTTCGCTGCTGACCCTGACGGGCCTGGCCGCCGCCCAGAGCGGCATCCGCGTGGGCATGGCCTACGACGCGGGCGGCAAGTTCGACAAGAGCTTCAACCAGTCGGCCTACGAAGGCTCGCAGCGCGCGGCCAAGACCGGCGGCGTGAGCGTCAAGGACTTCGAGCCGTCCGACCCCAGCCAGACCGTGCAGGGCATTCGCGGCTTTGCCCAGGACGGCTTTGACCTCACCATCGCGGTGGGCTTTGCCAACAACGCCAGCGTGACCCAGGTCGCCAAGGAAAACCCCGACCTCGCTTTCGGCCTGGTGGACGACGTGTCCGATGCCAAGAACGTTCAGAGCATGACCTTCAAGGAAGAGGAAGGCAGCTATCTGGTGGGCTACCTGGCGGCGCTCAACAGCTCGACCGGCGTGCTGGGCTTCCTCGGCGGCATGGACATTCCGCTGATCCACAAGTTCGAGGCCGGATACATCGCGGGCGCGAAGGCGGCCAACTCCAAGGTCATCGTGATCAGCCAGTACGTGGGCACCACCCCCGACGCCTGGAACAACCCCGGCAAGGCCAAGGAGATCTCGGCCAGCATGAAGGCAAAGGGAGCCGACATCGTGTTCGCCGCTGCTGGAGCCTCGGGCAAGGGCCTGCAAGATTTCGTCAAGCAGCAGCAGTGCCTCAAGGCCGCGCAGCTTCCCAAGGGTGTGACCTTCCAGACCGACAATTTCAAGAACGTGCCCAAGGCGGCCAGCTACACCGCAAGTTGCGCGGGCAACACCCGTCCGATGTTCTTTATCGGCGTGGACAGCAACCAGAACTACCTGGGCGATTTCGACAACAACCCCAAAACCCTCAACCACGGCCTGACCAGCATGGTAAAGCGGGTGGACAACGCCGTCTACGCTCTGATCATGGAAGTCAAGGCCAACAAGTTCAAGGGCGGACCGCGCGTCTTCGGCCTCAAGGAAGGCGGCGTGGGCTACGCCATCGACCAGTACAACAAGGCCCTGATTCCCAGCTCACAGGTCGCCAAGGTCGAGGCCATCAAGGCCAAGATCATCAGCGGCGCGATTAAGGTGCCCAGCGAGCGCTGA
- the nusB gene encoding transcription antitermination factor NusB, producing MTRRERAAAQPVGTRRAAREFAFRVLFEAGQGGLAFQQVYMRAEGAMLSGDDTYPHLNPEALAFAHELVFGYQQHEAAINDLLQRTIRGWSFEQMAQTDLNVLRLAVFEMIHTREAHPPVIESAVRIARKFGGDDSGRFVNGVLGGLSRSLEASSAPQEEATPQQEVTEAER from the coding sequence GTGACCCGCCGCGAGCGCGCCGCCGCCCAGCCGGTCGGCACCCGCCGCGCCGCACGCGAGTTCGCCTTCCGGGTGCTGTTCGAGGCGGGGCAGGGGGGCCTGGCCTTCCAGCAGGTCTACATGCGCGCCGAGGGGGCCATGCTCTCGGGCGACGACACCTACCCGCACCTCAATCCCGAGGCGCTGGCCTTCGCGCATGAGCTGGTATTCGGCTACCAGCAGCACGAGGCGGCGATCAACGACCTGTTGCAGCGCACCATTCGCGGCTGGAGCTTCGAGCAGATGGCCCAAACCGATCTCAACGTGCTGCGGCTGGCGGTCTTCGAGATGATTCACACCCGGGAAGCCCACCCGCCGGTCATCGAGAGCGCCGTGCGAATTGCCCGCAAGTTCGGCGGCGACGACTCGGGCCGCTTCGTCAACGGGGTGCTGGGCGGGCTGTCGCGCAGTCTGGAGGCCAGCTCAGCGCCGCAGGAAGAGGCCACTCCGCAGCAAGAGGTCACCGAGGCGGAGCGTTGA
- the ligA gene encoding NAD-dependent DNA ligase LigA, whose protein sequence is MSADQRTPNQDSAQGVTAQSRAEQDAGSLARQRYDWLIGELARHNRLYHEQDAPEITDHEYDALAREARALEAEHPDWPVGAVAVSPVQAVGGAPSSAFLPVNHPTPMTSLDNVFGDDELRGFQEKLARSLNIAPGEADFTYTCELKIDGLSVNLYYLDGELQWAATRGNGVMGEIVTAQVLTIAGLPQKLEGLKGELEVRGEVYLSREEFAAFNERAEELGTPPLKNPRNGAAGALRQKDPELTRSRNLSAILYALGKRDGVAARTQWEVLDWLRVRGFPVSPYSKQVRGVEEAVQYHADLLAMRGGLPFDVDGTVIKLDDLNLQTEAGFTSRAPKWAIAYKFPVEEAQTTLESISINVGRTGKLAPLAHLASRLIEGSTVSKATLHNEDFIRDLDLHVGDTVVVRKAGGVIPELVRVLPELRPEGAEPYTFPDHCPICAFPAVREEGDANRYCTNPVCPARLYEGLRYFVSRGALDIRGIGEKLTRQLLEAGLVKDAADFYQLTAEQLANLERGGDKKAANILAQLEESKAKPLWRLINALGMAGVGDRNAKALARAFGSLAALEAATPEQIEAVPGLGGILAHSVSAELASERLQSLIAKLRAASLGSQISEAESRTAQLANLNFVLTGSLSRPRDVLKAALEARGARVTGSVTGKTSYLVAGEDAGSKLTRAQELGLPVLDEAALTALLSELGAPLLD, encoded by the coding sequence ATGAGCGCTGACCAACGAACACCAAATCAGGATTCAGCTCAGGGCGTAACGGCCCAGAGCAGAGCGGAGCAGGACGCAGGCAGCTTAGCCCGGCAACGTTACGACTGGCTGATCGGAGAACTCGCGCGCCACAACCGCCTCTATCACGAGCAGGACGCCCCCGAGATCACCGACCACGAATACGACGCCCTGGCCCGTGAAGCCCGGGCGCTGGAAGCTGAGCATCCCGACTGGCCTGTGGGGGCGGTGGCCGTCTCGCCCGTGCAGGCGGTGGGCGGCGCGCCCAGCAGCGCTTTCCTGCCGGTCAACCACCCCACCCCGATGACCAGCCTCGACAACGTCTTCGGCGACGATGAACTGCGGGGCTTTCAGGAGAAGCTGGCGCGGTCGCTGAACATCGCGCCGGGCGAGGCCGACTTTACCTATACCTGCGAACTCAAGATCGACGGCCTGAGTGTCAATCTGTACTACCTGGACGGCGAATTGCAGTGGGCCGCCACGCGCGGCAATGGAGTGATGGGCGAGATCGTGACCGCGCAGGTGCTGACCATCGCCGGGCTGCCGCAGAAGCTGGAAGGACTGAAGGGTGAACTCGAAGTGCGCGGCGAGGTGTACCTCAGCCGCGAGGAGTTCGCCGCCTTCAACGAGCGGGCTGAGGAACTGGGAACGCCGCCGCTGAAAAATCCCCGCAACGGAGCTGCCGGAGCGCTGCGCCAGAAAGACCCGGAACTGACCCGCTCGCGCAACCTCAGCGCCATTCTGTATGCGCTGGGTAAGCGGGACGGCGTGGCGGCGCGTACCCAGTGGGAGGTACTCGACTGGCTGCGCGTGCGGGGATTTCCGGTCAGCCCGTACTCGAAGCAGGTTCGGGGCGTAGAGGAAGCTGTGCAGTACCACGCCGACCTGCTCGCCATGCGCGGCGGGTTGCCCTTCGATGTGGACGGCACCGTCATCAAGCTCGACGACCTGAACTTGCAGACCGAGGCCGGGTTCACCAGCCGCGCGCCCAAGTGGGCGATTGCCTATAAGTTTCCGGTGGAGGAGGCCCAGACCACGCTGGAAAGCATCAGCATCAATGTGGGGCGCACCGGCAAACTGGCCCCGCTGGCGCACCTCGCGTCCCGGCTGATCGAGGGCAGCACTGTCAGCAAGGCCACGCTGCACAACGAGGACTTCATCCGCGACCTGGACTTGCATGTGGGCGACACGGTGGTCGTTCGCAAGGCCGGAGGGGTCATTCCCGAACTGGTGCGGGTGTTGCCCGAACTGCGCCCGGAGGGGGCCGAACCCTACACCTTTCCCGACCACTGCCCCATCTGCGCTTTTCCCGCTGTGCGGGAGGAGGGTGACGCCAACCGTTACTGCACCAATCCGGTATGCCCGGCCAGGCTCTACGAGGGGCTGCGCTACTTCGTCTCGCGCGGCGCGCTGGACATTCGCGGCATCGGCGAAAAGCTGACCCGGCAACTGCTGGAAGCCGGACTGGTCAAGGACGCCGCCGACTTCTACCAGCTCACTGCCGAGCAACTCGCCAATCTGGAGCGCGGCGGCGACAAGAAAGCCGCCAATATCCTGGCGCAATTGGAGGAAAGCAAAGCCAAGCCGCTGTGGCGACTGATCAACGCGCTGGGTATGGCGGGCGTCGGGGACCGCAACGCCAAAGCGCTGGCCCGCGCCTTCGGGTCGCTGGCGGCGCTGGAGGCGGCCACACCCGAGCAGATCGAGGCGGTGCCGGGACTGGGCGGCATCCTGGCCCACAGTGTCAGCGCCGAACTCGCCTCCGAGCGGTTGCAAAGCCTGATCGCCAAGCTGCGGGCCGCCAGTCTGGGCAGCCAAATCAGCGAGGCCGAGAGCCGTACGGCACAACTCGCAAACCTCAATTTCGTGCTGACCGGCAGTCTGTCGCGGCCCCGAGACGTTCTCAAAGCGGCCCTGGAAGCGCGGGGCGCGCGCGTCACCGGTAGTGTGACCGGCAAGACCAGTTACCTGGTGGCGGGCGAGGACGCCGGGAGCAAGCTGACCCGCGCCCAGGAACTCGGGCTGCCGGTGCTGGACGAGGCGGCTCTCACGGCGCTGCTCTCGGAGCTGGGCGCGCCGCTGCTAGACTGA
- a CDS encoding VOC family protein, producing MADSTFLSSETTPVQGLHHLTVMASDPQRNIDFYSQTLGQRLVKVTVNFDDPGTYHLYYGDLTGKPGTIMTHFPWPGAKRGVRGNGEVVAAAYSAPRQSLAFWQARLGDFKPQESVRFGDSVLRIADPDGTWVELVFDTGDDVSPVDAWPHSPVPAEHALRGFHSVTAWVGTTAAVAELLVGQLGFSAVGQEADDEGQRTRFRGSGQNIGLFVDAVERPGQPRGTFGAGSVHHVALRTRNDAEQEAYLESLTAAGYRPTPVQDRQYFHSIYFREPNGVLFEIATDAPGFPDDEAVDELGQHLKLPEWYEAQRPAIEQQVPKIISREYGVTIGQRELATSEMKAQASISVLTAGRPLGEGRMAAVLLHGRGSTAQDILGLERELNLSAYSYLAPQAEGGSWYPQSFLAPLNQNQPSLDNALATIDVLMTGLEQQGVAPEQIILGGFSQGACLALEYAARYGKRLGGVLAFSGALITLEHGSDLAGTPVFMGVAPDDTHIPLDRFQASAEALRGLGAAVNAQVYPGLGHAINAPELDAARELMQRAAGLG from the coding sequence ATGGCTGATTCAACCTTCCTATCTTCTGAGACCACGCCGGTCCAGGGCCTGCATCACCTCACCGTGATGGCGAGTGACCCGCAGCGCAACATCGACTTCTATAGCCAGACGCTGGGTCAGCGCCTCGTGAAAGTGACGGTCAACTTCGACGATCCCGGCACGTACCACCTCTATTACGGTGATTTGACTGGAAAGCCTGGCACGATCATGACCCACTTTCCCTGGCCCGGCGCAAAACGCGGCGTGCGCGGCAACGGCGAGGTGGTGGCCGCCGCCTACAGCGCGCCCCGGCAGAGCCTGGCGTTCTGGCAGGCACGGCTGGGCGACTTCAAGCCGCAGGAGAGCGTGCGTTTCGGCGACAGTGTGCTGCGGATCGCCGACCCCGATGGCACCTGGGTAGAACTGGTGTTTGATACAGGCGACGACGTTTCTCCGGTGGACGCCTGGCCCCACTCCCCCGTTCCCGCCGAACACGCTCTGCGCGGCTTTCACTCGGTCACAGCCTGGGTCGGCACGACGGCCGCCGTGGCAGAGCTGCTGGTGGGTCAACTCGGCTTCAGCGCGGTGGGTCAGGAAGCTGACGACGAGGGCCAGCGCACCCGCTTCAGGGGCAGCGGCCAGAACATCGGGCTCTTTGTGGACGCGGTGGAGCGCCCTGGCCAGCCGCGCGGCACGTTCGGCGCGGGCAGCGTTCACCACGTCGCCCTGCGGACCAGGAACGACGCCGAGCAGGAAGCTTATCTGGAGAGCCTGACAGCGGCGGGTTACCGTCCCACGCCAGTCCAGGACCGCCAGTATTTTCACAGTATCTACTTCCGGGAACCGAACGGGGTGCTGTTCGAGATCGCCACCGACGCCCCCGGCTTTCCCGACGACGAGGCCGTGGACGAACTCGGCCAGCATCTCAAATTACCCGAGTGGTACGAGGCGCAGCGGCCCGCGATTGAGCAGCAGGTGCCGAAGATCATCAGCCGCGAGTACGGCGTCACCATTGGGCAGCGCGAGCTGGCGACCTCAGAGATGAAGGCGCAAGCGTCCATTTCAGTACTGACCGCTGGCCGCCCACTGGGCGAGGGTCGTATGGCCGCCGTGCTGCTTCACGGGCGCGGCAGCACGGCCCAGGACATCCTGGGACTGGAACGCGAACTCAACCTCAGCGCCTACAGCTACCTTGCGCCGCAGGCGGAGGGTGGAAGCTGGTATCCGCAGTCGTTCCTGGCCCCACTCAATCAGAATCAGCCGTCTCTGGACAACGCGCTGGCAACCATTGACGTACTGATGACCGGGTTGGAGCAGCAGGGCGTCGCGCCGGAGCAGATCATCCTGGGCGGCTTCTCGCAGGGAGCTTGCCTGGCGCTGGAATACGCGGCTAGATATGGAAAGAGACTGGGCGGCGTGCTGGCCTTCTCGGGGGCGCTGATCACCCTGGAACACGGCAGCGACCTCGCCGGAACGCCAGTCTTCATGGGCGTGGCCCCGGACGACACGCATATTCCACTGGACCGCTTTCAGGCGAGCGCTGAGGCGCTGAGGGGGCTGGGTGCAGCCGTGAACGCCCAGGTTTATCCGGGCTTGGGCCACGCCATCAACGCGCCGGAGCTGGACGCGGCGCGGGAACTGATGCAGCGGGCGGCAGGGCTGGGCTGA
- a CDS encoding S49 family peptidase, whose protein sequence is MNIPFSSKPGGPLPAGVSKPTWVIVDVAGPLPARQPTNPIAALLSRSESLESLAAKFDKLSKAEWLHGVLLRFGTLETDLASAHALQAMLRRLSETKRTVSYLPSVNKVSLLAASGAQEVVAPESAEFMLHGFGAEITYLGAFLKKHGIDFENLRIGEFKSALTRFSQDHMDVAQRLQTAELLRSMEDAWAADLAEARGVSENAVRQWLGEGVSSARRAHELGLISKVAYEDELIGPATRPLAAVIDLLMPEGGKSKAGRIALVPVIGNIVTGKSRNNPLPLPLLGGAMAGSDTVVAALRRAKEDKQTRAIVLYVDSGGGSALASDLIWREVMTSEKPVVAVMGSVAASGGYYVLAHAAHVIASPYTITGSIGVVTGKPVFKEFNQRQGFTPERVERQDNALIYSSSQPFSDAERAELERGIAEVYQRFVSRVAEGRKLSVAQVDSLGRGRVWSGPDALTAGLVDELGDLHTGLQRACELAGLSYDAPVWTATPPNRGPLPEFAQQAAAVSLRPPFLNDQTLLWLDLGLQLK, encoded by the coding sequence GTGAACATCCCCTTCTCCAGCAAACCGGGCGGCCCACTGCCCGCAGGTGTCAGCAAACCGACCTGGGTCATCGTGGACGTCGCCGGGCCGCTGCCTGCCCGGCAACCGACCAACCCCATCGCGGCGCTGCTGAGCCGCAGCGAGAGCCTCGAATCGCTCGCTGCCAAATTTGACAAGCTGAGCAAGGCCGAGTGGCTCCACGGCGTCCTGCTGCGCTTCGGCACGCTCGAAACCGACCTCGCCTCGGCCCACGCGCTGCAGGCCATGTTGCGCCGCCTCTCAGAAACCAAGCGCACGGTGAGTTACCTGCCGAGCGTCAATAAAGTCAGCCTGCTGGCGGCCTCGGGCGCGCAGGAAGTGGTGGCTCCCGAGTCGGCGGAGTTCATGCTGCACGGCTTCGGGGCCGAGATCACTTATCTGGGGGCCTTTCTCAAGAAGCACGGCATCGACTTCGAGAATCTGCGGATCGGCGAATTCAAGAGCGCCCTGACCCGCTTCTCGCAGGACCACATGGACGTGGCCCAGCGCCTTCAGACTGCCGAACTGCTGCGGAGCATGGAAGATGCCTGGGCCGCCGATCTGGCCGAGGCGCGCGGCGTCAGCGAGAACGCGGTGCGGCAGTGGCTCGGCGAGGGCGTGTCGAGCGCCCGGCGTGCCCACGAACTCGGCCTCATCAGCAAGGTCGCCTACGAGGACGAGCTGATCGGCCCGGCCACCCGGCCCCTGGCGGCGGTCATCGACCTGCTGATGCCGGAGGGCGGCAAGAGTAAAGCGGGGCGCATCGCGCTGGTGCCGGTCATCGGCAACATCGTCACCGGCAAATCACGAAATAACCCGCTGCCGCTGCCGCTCCTGGGCGGCGCGATGGCCGGGTCCGACACGGTGGTCGCGGCCTTGAGGCGGGCCAAGGAAGACAAGCAGACCAGGGCCATCGTCTTGTATGTCGATTCCGGCGGCGGCTCGGCGCTGGCCTCTGATCTGATCTGGCGCGAGGTCATGACTTCCGAGAAACCCGTCGTGGCGGTCATGGGCAGCGTGGCGGCGTCGGGCGGCTACTACGTGCTGGCGCACGCCGCGCATGTGATCGCCTCGCCCTACACCATCACCGGCAGCATCGGCGTGGTCACGGGCAAGCCGGTGTTCAAGGAGTTCAACCAGCGCCAGGGCTTCACACCCGAGCGGGTCGAGCGCCAGGACAACGCCCTGATCTACAGTTCGTCGCAGCCGTTCAGCGACGCCGAGCGGGCGGAACTGGAGCGCGGCATCGCCGAGGTCTACCAGCGCTTCGTCTCGCGGGTGGCCGAGGGCCGCAAGCTGAGCGTGGCCCAGGTGGACAGCCTGGGGCGCGGGCGCGTCTGGAGCGGCCCCGACGCCCTGACGGCAGGATTGGTCGATGAACTTGGTGATTTGCACACTGGCCTTCAGCGCGCCTGCGAACTGGCCGGGCTGAGTTACGACGCCCCCGTCTGGACCGCCACGCCGCCCAACCGGGGACCACTGCCGGAGTTCGCCCAGCAGGCTGCCGCCGTGAGCCTGAGACCACCGTTCCTGAATGATCAAACGCTGCTGTGGCTGGACCTGGGACTCCAATTGAAGTAG
- a CDS encoding MarR family winged helix-turn-helix transcriptional regulator yields MPTNYAGNDQQRAALGAYIKLWRAAHLVEMEANRHLADFDLTISQFGVLEALYHLGPMNQRQLASKILRSSGNLTMVIDNLEKADLVRRERSEQDRRVTNVSLTVVGHELIARALPPHVEGIVSVFSSLSEDELAQLSSLTRKLGLALSVTEAD; encoded by the coding sequence ATGCCGACCAATTACGCGGGCAATGATCAGCAGCGGGCCGCGTTGGGCGCTTACATCAAGCTGTGGCGGGCAGCGCACTTGGTCGAGATGGAAGCCAACCGCCACCTTGCCGACTTCGATCTCACCATCAGCCAGTTCGGGGTGCTGGAAGCGCTCTACCATCTCGGCCCCATGAACCAGCGCCAGCTCGCCAGCAAGATCCTGCGCTCCAGCGGCAACCTGACGATGGTCATCGACAATCTGGAAAAGGCCGATCTGGTACGGCGCGAGCGCAGCGAACAGGACCGCCGCGTCACCAACGTCTCGTTGACCGTGGTCGGCCACGAACTGATCGCGCGGGCGCTGCCGCCGCATGTGGAGGGCATCGTGAGCGTCTTCAGTTCGCTGAGCGAAGATGAACTCGCGCAACTCTCGAGCCTGACCCGCAAGCTGGGCCTGGCCCTCAGCGTGACCGAAGCGGACTGA
- a CDS encoding bifunctional 5,10-methylenetetrahydrofolate dehydrogenase/5,10-methenyltetrahydrofolate cyclohydrolase: MSAAILSGPPAAQALLDEARDRAARLPHRPELHVVRLGEDPASVSYVSLKERKALEVGLGSTVHALPDTTTQPELLALIERLNADPAVSGLLVQLPLPAHIGSGAVLEAISPEKDVDGFHPVNVGRLWTGDAALPPCTPAGVVALLDYYRVPIAGRWAVIVGRSTIVGKPLAALLLARDATVTIAHSRTQGLASLTRQADLLVVAVGKAHLITPEMVRPGAVVVDVGVNRVGLSKSGKARLAGDVHPDVAEVAAALTPVPGGVGPMTVAQLIMNTVLAAERLQAGERVTELVSTAAMS; the protein is encoded by the coding sequence TTGAGCGCGGCCATTCTCTCCGGTCCGCCCGCTGCCCAGGCGCTGCTCGACGAGGCCCGAGACCGTGCCGCCCGGCTGCCGCACCGCCCCGAGCTGCACGTCGTCCGGCTGGGCGAGGACCCGGCCAGCGTCAGCTATGTCAGTCTCAAGGAAAGGAAGGCGTTGGAAGTCGGCCTGGGCAGCACCGTTCACGCCCTGCCGGACACGACCACCCAGCCCGAGCTGCTGGCCCTGATCGAGCGCCTCAACGCCGACCCCGCCGTAAGCGGCCTGCTGGTGCAGTTGCCGCTGCCCGCCCACATCGGCAGCGGCGCGGTGCTGGAGGCCATCAGCCCGGAAAAAGACGTGGACGGCTTTCACCCGGTCAATGTGGGGCGGTTGTGGACCGGGGACGCCGCCCTGCCGCCCTGCACGCCTGCCGGGGTGGTGGCGCTGCTCGATTACTACCGGGTGCCCATCGCCGGTCGGTGGGCGGTCATCGTGGGCCGCAGCACCATTGTCGGCAAGCCGCTGGCTGCCCTGTTGCTGGCCCGCGACGCCACCGTGACGATAGCCCACTCGCGCACGCAAGGTCTGGCCTCGCTGACCCGGCAGGCCGATCTGCTGGTGGTGGCGGTGGGCAAAGCGCACCTGATCACCCCGGAGATGGTGCGTCCCGGCGCAGTGGTGGTCGACGTGGGCGTGAACCGCGTCGGCCTGAGCAAGAGCGGTAAGGCCAGACTGGCTGGGGACGTTCACCCGGACGTGGCCGAAGTCGCCGCTGCCCTGACCCCGGTGCCCGGCGGTGTCGGCCCGATGACGGTGGCCCAGCTGATCATGAACACGGTGCTGGCCGCCGAGCGCCTGCAAGCGGGCGAACGGGTCACCGAGCTGGTGAGCACCGCCGCAATGTCCTGA
- a CDS encoding YkgJ family cysteine cluster protein yields the protein MPNLPDLFGAPPEYPPRSIWQRACSGCGACCAAPDIAALGKPLGVACTHLGAGCRCQIYTERPQVCRSYQPDWVCGEVSALPTLAARVERFLEIYGLDSSGES from the coding sequence ATGCCCAACCTGCCTGATCTCTTCGGCGCTCCTCCCGAGTACCCACCGCGCAGCATCTGGCAGCGGGCCTGCTCGGGCTGCGGGGCCTGCTGCGCGGCTCCCGATATCGCGGCGCTGGGCAAGCCGCTGGGCGTGGCCTGCACCCACCTGGGCGCGGGCTGCCGCTGCCAGATCTACACCGAGCGCCCCCAGGTGTGCCGTAGTTATCAGCCCGACTGGGTGTGCGGTGAGGTTTCGGCCCTGCCGACACTGGCTGCCAGGGTTGAGCGCTTTCTGGAAATTTATGGTCTGGACAGCAGTGGCGAGAGCTGA
- the coaE gene encoding dephospho-CoA kinase (Dephospho-CoA kinase (CoaE) performs the final step in coenzyme A biosynthesis.) — MLPAPFRRIGLTGSIGAGKSTLARLLRERGFTVLDADVQARLVTREPQTLQAIEAVFPGVVVGGELDRPALSGRVFGFPAELAKLNAIVHPRVRARLAELEAAAAEAGVRTVVQDVPLLFEGGSQALFDAVLVIDAPLELRLSRVMARDQLSREAVLARNAAQMPAEQKRRLADAVIENGGDETDLAVQLGAVLARLDLKP; from the coding sequence ATGCTTCCGGCCCCTTTCAGACGTATCGGCCTGACTGGCTCGATTGGCGCGGGTAAGAGCACCCTGGCCCGCCTGCTGCGTGAGCGCGGCTTCACGGTGCTCGACGCCGACGTGCAGGCCCGGCTGGTGACCCGCGAGCCGCAGACCCTCCAGGCCATCGAGGCCGTGTTTCCCGGTGTGGTGGTCGGCGGAGAGCTGGACCGCCCTGCGCTGTCGGGCCGCGTGTTCGGTTTTCCGGCAGAGCTGGCCAAGCTGAACGCTATTGTCCATCCCCGTGTGCGTGCCCGGTTGGCCGAACTGGAAGCGGCGGCGGCTGAGGCGGGCGTGCGGACCGTCGTTCAGGACGTGCCGCTGCTGTTCGAGGGCGGCTCACAGGCGCTGTTCGACGCCGTGCTGGTGATTGATGCGCCCCTGGAGCTGCGCCTCTCGCGGGTTATGGCCCGTGATCAGCTCAGCCGCGAGGCCGTGCTGGCCCGCAACGCCGCCCAGATGCCTGCCGAACAAAAACGCCGACTGGCCGACGCGGTGATCGAGAATGGGGGAGACGAAACGGACCTGGCCGTCCAGCTTGGTGCGGTGCTGGCACGTCTGGACCTGAAGCCCTAG